The following DNA comes from Amycolatopsis albispora.
GCGCACGCTGGAGGAGCTGCACGAGCGGGCCGTGCTGGGCGTCCAGTCGGCCGCCGGCTTCGCCGAAGGCCGCCCCCTGCCCGCCGGCTGGTGAGTGTCACGAATGTGGCTTTCGAGACGTTCTGCGTCCCGAAAGCCACATTCGTGACGTCCGGTCAGCCGTGGTCCTCCAGCATCTCGGTCACCAGTGCCGCGATCGGCGAGCGTTCCGACCGTGTCAGCGTGACGTGCGCGAACAGCGGGTGCCCCTTCAGCTTCTCGATCACCGCCGAGACCCCGTCGTGCCGCCCGACGCGCAGGTTGTCGCGCTGCGCCACGTCGTGCGTGAGCACCACCCGCGACGCCGTGCCCAGCCGTGAAAGCACGGTGAGCAGCACGTTCCGCTCCAGCGACTGCGCCTCGTCGACGATCACGAAGGCGTCGTGCAGCGACCGGCCGCGGATGTGCGTCAGCGGCAGCACCTCGAGCATGCCGCGGTCGAACACCTCGTCCAGCACGTCCTGGCTGACCAGCGCGCCGAGGGTGTCGAACACCGCCTGCGCCCACGGCTGCATCTTCTCGCTCTCGGAGCCGGGCAGGTACCCGAGGTCCTGCCCGCCGACCGCGTAGACCGGCCGGAACACCACGACCTTGCGGTGCGCACGGCGTTCCATCACCGACTCCAGCCCGGCGCACAGCGCGAGCGCCGACTTGCCGGTGCCCGCCCGGCCGCCGAGCGAGACGATGCCGATCTCGGGGTCGAGCAGCAGGTCCAGCGCGATCCGCTGCTCCGCGGACCGGCCGTGCAGGCCGAAGGCCTCCTTGTCACCGCGGACCAGCCGGATCCGCTTGTCCGGGGTGATCCTGGCCAGCGCGCTGGAGCTGCCCGCGAGCAGCCGCAGCCCGGTGTGACAGGGCAGCTCACCCAGTTCGTCGAGCCCGAACTCGGCCGGGGTGACCGGCCCGTCGTGGAAGAGCGCGTCCAGCACCGGCTGCTGCACGTCGACGTCGTGCATGCCGGTCCAGCCCGAGGGCGTGACCTCCTGCGCCCGGTACTCGTCGGCCACCAGCCCCACCGCGCCCGCCTTGACCCGCAGCGGGATGTCCTTGGTCACCAGCGTCACCGCGTCCAGCTCGACCGCGAGGTTGAGCGCGCAGGCCAGGATGCGGTGGTCGTTGGAGTCGGTGCGGAAACCCGGCGGCAATACCGACTGGTCCGAGTGGTTCAGCTCGACGTGCAGCGTGCCTCCGCTTTCGCCAATGGGAACCGGGGCGTCCAGCCGACCGTGGGTGCGCCGGAGGTCGTCGAGCAGGCGGAGCGACTCGCGCGCGAACCAGCCCAGCTCGGGGTGGTGGCGCTTGGCCTCCAGCTCGCTGATGACCACCAGCGGCAGGACCACCGCGTGCTCGGCGAACCTGGTCACGGCCCAGGGGTCGGACAGCAGGACCGAGGTGTCGAGCACATAGGTGTGCCGCGGGCTTTCTGGGGATTCGAGAACTTTCTCAGTGCCGGAAGCACTGGTCGAAGAGCGGCCGGAGGCCTTTCGGGGCAAACGCTGCGCAGTCACGACGGCATCTCCCTCGTGGGCGTGGCACCACGCCCGCACTCGCTGGGCCGGGCACTGCCCCGGTTGGTCCGCTCGGGCTTCGACGCTGTGCGCCTCAGCCTTCGCGGCCACGAGGGCCGGGTGCCGGCCCACTCGTGCGTATCACGAGCGGTTGGACCGCTCCTTCTACGACCGCCACGACCAGGGCCTCCCGTGATGGCCCGCAGGGGTCGCGGTCCATCACTTCGCAAGCTACCTGCGGATCGCGACTACTGCAGGCAGCCACCCAGGTGATTCGTCAAACCGTCATCTCACCGTCAGTCGCAGGTTACGAACAGGGAGTGAGACCAGGTGCGTTGTCACCCTGCGTAGTTGATCACCCGGACCGGGTACACCCGCGCGATGTGCGTTCACCACGCCGAATGAACAATCGAACGCGCGTGATTGTCCACTTTGTCTTTAGCACAGGACATTGTGGACCGCCCGGCGAGAATGCGAACGGCACCCGGAACGGGTGAGCGGCCCAGGAAAAGGCTCACACAATGGTGGCACCAAACAGACAGCGAGCCGGAATCGGTAGTAATTTTCACGTCGAGGGAAACGCAGGGACCCCCTCGACTCCCCCGGAGTTCCATTTCTACCTAGGAGTGTGCGCAGTGCTGAAGAAGGCTGGTTTTGTGGCCGCTACCGCCGTGGGCCTGATGATGGTCGGCGGCACCGCGTTCGCGCAGACGCCGGACACCGACTCCAACGCCACCGACAAGGTGACCTTCTCGGACGCCTACTACACCTTCATCGAGGGCGGCGGCGCACTCGGCTACGGTGCCGCTTCGCTGGTCGCGGGCGCGTACGCCGGTATCGCCAACACCCCGGCGCTGATCCTGTACTCGTTCGACGAAGACTGATCGAACGAGTAACCATGCAAAGGGCCCGGAGTTCGCTCCGGGCCCTTTGTCATGTTCGACTGAAATGGCGGCTTGCGGTCAGGCGCCGAAACGGCGGTGCCGCACCGCGAAGTCACGCAGCGCACGCAGGAAGTCGACCCGGCGGAAGGCGGGCCAGTACGCTTCGGTGAACCAGAACTCCGAGTGCGCGGACTGCCAGAGCAGGAAACCGGACAGCCGCTGCTCCCCCGAGGTCCGGATGATGAGATCGGGGTCGGGCTGGCCCGAGGTGTACATGTGCTCGGAGATGTGGTCGACGTCGAGGATCTTGGCCAGCTCGCGGATGCTGGTGCCCTCGTCGGCGTGGTGGAGCAGGAGCTTGCGCACGGCGTCGGCGATCTCCTGGCGGCCGCCGTAGCCGACCGCGATGTTGACCTCCATGCCGGTGCGCTTGTCGGTGCGCTCGGCGGCGGCGGTCAGCCGCTTGGCGGTGTGCTCGGGCAGCAGGTCGAGCGCGCCGACCATGCGCAGGCGCCACGGCGTGTCCGGCCCGGACAGCTCGTCGACCACGTCGGGAATGATCTCGAGCAGCGCCTCGACCTCGTCGGAGGTCCGGTTGAGGTTGTCGGTGGAGAGCAGCCAGAGCGTGACCACCTCGACGTCGGCCTCGCGGCACCAGCTGAGGAAGTCGGCGATCTTCTTGGCGCCGACGCGGTGGCCGTCGCTGACGTCGGTGAAGCCGGCCTCGCGCGCCCATCTGCGGTTGCCGTCCAGCATGATCGCGATGTGCCGCGGGTGCTTGCCCGCGGCCTGCTGGATGAGGCGCCGCGAGTACGCGCTGTACACGATGTCGGCGACGAATGATCGAACGCTCACGTCGGCACAGCGTACGCAACCCGTGCGGGTGGCGGTGTGCCGCGCCACGGTCGAGTGGAAATCGACCTACGGTCCCGTAGCCTGGTAGGGGTGAGCCTTGCTACTGACCTCGAACCCAAGCCAGGCCCCGAAAGCCGCCCGCGCTTGCGCGGACACATCCACTTCTGGTCGTTCTTCGTCTCCGTGGCCGCCGCGGCGACGCTGATCAGCCTGGCCGCGGCGACGGTGTCCGGCGTGGCCGCGCTGGCGACGTCGGTGTACGGCCTGACCGTGCTCGGGCTGTTCGGCGTGAGCGCGCTCTACCACCGCCGCATCTGGAGCCGGAAGGCGTACCAGTGGATGAAGCGGGCGGATCACTCGATGATCTTCCTGTTCATCGCGGGGACCTACACACCGTTCACCCTGCTCGCCATGTCGAAGCCGACGGGCTATGTCGTGCTCGCCATCGTCTGGGGCGGCGCGATCGCCGGTGTCGCGCTGAAGCTGCTGTGGCCGACCGCGCCGCGATGGCTGGGCGTGCCGATCTACATCGCGCTGGGGTGGGTCGCGGTGTTCGTGCTGCCGGAACTGCTGGCCAGCGCCGGCGTCGCCGCCCTCGTGCTCCTGCTGGTCGGCGGGGCCTTCTACACCGCGGGCGCGGTCTTCTACGCGGTCAAGTGGCCGAACCACTGGCCGCACGTCTTCGGTTACCACGAGTACTTCCACGCCTGCACGGTGCTGGCAGCCGCTTCGCACTACATCGCGATCTGGCTCGCCATGTACGCCTAGCAGCGGTTCCCGGCTGAGCGGATGAGGCCGTTCTCACAAGTCGATAATGATCGCGTCCGCTCGGCCCCACTGCCCCCAGCCGCCTCTCGCGGCATCGATGACCCGGCGTTGAAGATCTGCGTGCGACAACCGCACACAGGGACACCCCACCGCGGGCACTGGCGACGGGTGGCAGCGAAGGGCCAGCGCCCGAGCCAGTTCGACGGGCGCACCGTGTCGACAGAGGTCGCGCGTCCTCTTGGGCCTGTTACAGCAAAGCGTGCGGCTGTAGCCGCCGCGAAGCTTGATCGTGACAACTGCTGTCAGTGGGGTGTCAGGCGTATCAGGGGGTTGCCAGTGCCGTGTGCGGGTGGTGCCAGGTGGCCCAACCAAGCTCCCAAGGTGAAAGCGGTCAGCCATGAGGGCTGCCCCATTTCCCCCTAGGAGCTACAAAATGCGCAAAAACGTCACGATCATCGGAGCTGGGCTTGGCGGGTTGACACTCGCGCGCGTGCTGCACGTCAACGGCATCCCGGCGACCATCTACGAAGCCGAAACCTCCCCCACAGCCCGCGCTCAGGGTGGGTTGCTCGACATCCACGACTACAACGGCCAGCTCGCCATCACCGCCGCCGACCTACAAGACGAGTTTCGTGCGCTCATTCTCGAGGGGCATGAGGCGATGCGCGTGCTCGACACCGACGGCAAGGTCCTGGTCGACAAGGCCGACGACGGCACCGGCGGCCGGCCCGAGGTGCCGCGTGGGGAACTCCGGCAGATGCTGCTCGACTCCCTCCCCGACGGCACTGTCCACTGGGGACGCAAGGTCACCACCACCCGCTCCCTCGGCGACGGGCGTCACGAGGTGGCGTTCGCGGACGGCAGCACCATCGTCACCAGTCTGCTCGTCGGCGCGGACGGGGCGTGGTCCCGCGTCCGCAGCCTGCTCACCGGCGCCACGCCCGAATACGCCGGGATGTCCGCCGTCGAGACCTATCTCTTCGAGGCCGACACGCGCCACCCGGCCACGGCGAAGGCCGTCGGCGGCGGGATGTTGATCGTGCCCGCGCCGGGCAAGGGGATCCACGCGCACCGCGAGGTCGGCGACACGCTGCACGCCTATATCCAGCTCCACCAGCCCCTCGACTGGTTCGAAGCCATCGACTTCACCGACGCCGCCGCGGCCACCGCGCGGCTCGCGCGGGAGTTCGACGGCTGGGCCCCCGAACTCACCGCGCTGATCACCGAAACCGACACCGCCCCGGTCTGGCGGCCCCACTACGCCCTGCCGGACGGCCTCCGCTGGGAGCGGGTGCCCGGCGTCACCCTGCTCGGGGACGCCGCGCACCTCGCCGTCCCCGACGGTGAAGGCGCCAACCTCGCCATGCTGGACGGCGCGGAACTCGCCAAGGCACTCGCCGCGCATCCCGGCGACACCGAGGCCGCCATCGCCGAGTACGAGCTGGCCATGTTCACGCGCAACGAAACGCGCGTCGACGAGGAATTCCTCCTGGAGACCTTGTTCGGCGACAACGTGCCGCAAAGCGTGGTCGACATGTTCAACGAGAACTGACGAGGTGCATGACCACGTCGGCGTCCTCGACGGTCGGCGGGTCCAGCGGGAAGTAACCCTGCGGCGGCGTGGTGTCGGTCCGGACGGCGGCCTCGGGAACACCGCGGATCAGGCCCCAGTCGGCAAAACGCGGCTGCAGCCAGGCTTCGTAGGTGCCCGCCGGCGGTTCCGCCAGCCCGATCACCTCGCTGCTGCCCAGGCTGCCCGCGACAAAGGTGTACGTCTCGTCCGAAACGGCGTTGACGATGGCACCCGCCGACGACCAGCGCAGCTTCATGTCCCACATGTCCAGCACGCTGTCGACCCGTTGCAGGTGCCGGTTGTGCGAGAACACCAGCGTGCCCCCGCGGGCGCGCTCATGGCTCCGGATGCTCAGCAGGTTCCGCGCCATGAGCGCGTCCCGGACCCCGCCCAGCTCCGACACCCGCGTGTCCATCGGCTCCACCGGCCTGGCGCAGTGCTCGTGGTACCGCAGCAGCGCGATCCCCGCGGTCAGGTGCACCTCCGCCCGGCGCCAGGCCGCGCGCGAAGTCTTCGCGATCAGCGAAGGCGCACCTGAATACAGCAGCACCAGCAGGTCGTCGGCGAGCACGCGCAACCGCACGGCTTCCGGCGTGGCGCCTGGCGAATCGGCGTAGTTCATCACCGCTTCCGTGCGGCTCCAACGGTGGTCGTCCCCGGCGAGACCGGCGATGTCGTGGTCCAGACCGAGGTAGTCGCGGGCCTGTTCGAGGTAGGGGCGCGGGCTGGGCGCGCTCATCGTCTCCATCGGGGTGTCGAAGCCGTGAAACGTCAGCTGCTCGGCGGACGGGCGGCCGTCGTTGTGCGAACGCATCCAAGCGACCAGCTCGCGGTTGAACTCCAGCTCGCCGAAGCCGTGCGAGAAACCGTCGCGCAGCGCGGTTTCGAGGGTGCCGATGCCGTCGCACACGAAGTCGTTCACGAGCTGCGCGCTCACCCGGTCGGTTTCCAGCGCGATCGACCGGAACCCGCGCGACGACACCAGCTGCGCGAACAGCTCGTTGCGCACGCGGGCGAAGCCCGGTTCCTGGTGCGTGGGCTCGCCGAAGGCGACGATGTCGGTGGAAGGGGTGACGAACTCTCGGATGTCCTGGCTCATGTGGGTAAAGCGTATCGTTGAAAGGTCCGTTGAAACTTGCTCGAACGCAGCCCTGGATGTGATGCGGTAAGTTTCAAACGGTGAAGAAGCGACCGGCGGACCTCGCGCGCGAGCACGGCATCTCGGCGCAGGCCGTCCGCAACTACGAGCAGGACGGTTTCCTCCCGCCCGCCGAGCGCACCGCCAGCGGCTACCGGATCTACACCGAGCTGCACGCCGCCGCCCTCCGCGCCTTTCTCGCGCTCGTCCCCGCTTACGGCCACGCGCTCAGCGGGCAGCTGATGAACGCGGTCCACAATGGTGCGCTGGACGAGGTCCTGACCGCCATCGACCGCGGCCACGCGCAGCTGCTCCGCGACCGCGGCACCCTCGATTCCGTGCGGCAGGCGGTCGGCCACCTGACCGCGGAAGCCGAACCGGCGCCGGCCGCGAAACCCCGCACCATCGGCGAACTCGCGCACCAGCTCAACCTCACCCCGGCCACGCTGCGCAACTGGGAAGCCGCCGGAATCCTTGCCCCGCAACGGGAACGCGGCACCGGCTACCGCATCTACCGCGCCAGCGACGTCCGTGACGCCGAACTCGCGCACCTGCTCCGGCGCGGCGGTTATCCGCTCGGGCACATCGCGACCGTCGTCGAGCAGATCCGCACCGCGGGCGGCACCGACTCGCTGGCCCGCGCCCTCGACGACTGGCAGCGGAAGCTCAACCGGCAGGGACTCGCCATGCTCAACGCGGCCCGGCTGCTCAGCGACTACCTCGAACTGGCAGGCGTCGGTCCAGGAACTTGAACAACACGGCAAAACCGACCGCCAGTGCGTGAACGCGCCCGCGACGGTGCCCCAGCTCATCCGGGGCCGTGGGCCGAAGACCGATGGTCGCCACCAGCGCCGCGCCGGTCAGGTGCACCTGTGGCGCCAGCACGATGGCAAAACCAGCCCGGTGATCAGGATGCCCAGCAGCGCGTCCAGCCGGACGACCCGCCAGCGGCGCCCGTCGGCGGCCGGGTTCCGCACCAGCACCAGTGCGCCGTGCCACCACCGGGAGGCGCGGTTCACGAGTCCAGCAGTGGGGCCCGCAGGAACTGGGACGGAACGGCGAAGCCGTCCACCAGGACGCGGGCGTGTGGCCGCAGTTCCGCGCACAGCGAGTTCACCGCGGACACCACGGCCTTCGAACGCGCCGACGTCAGCCGCCCGTGTTCGAGGAACCAGGCGCGGTCGGCTTCGATGTTGGCCAGGGCGTACAGATCGCACACCCGCTCCAGCAACGCCGCCGCGGCGGGGTCGGCGCACCGCGCGATCGCGGCGACGAAAGCCTCCAGCACCAGCCGATCGACGTGCACGCGGCCCGCGCGCAGCACGTGGTCCTGCGCGTTGTTGAACGCCTCGAACGGATCACCGCCGTCGACGGCCTTGCGCAGCCGCCGCGCGACACCGCCCAGCACATGCTCTTCGCGGTCTTCGAACAACTTCAGGTGCCACTCGCGGTTGAACAGCACGTCGTCGTCGTTCGCGCTCGCCAGGCGTTCCACCACCTTGCGTGCCGACGTGCGCTCGATGACCGTCTCCACGATCTGCTCGGCCACGAACCGCACGGTGCCGAACGTGCTCAGATCCGCGAACTGGTCCTTGTAGCTGGTCAGCAGGCCCTTCGCGACCAGCTGCAGCAACACCGTGTTGTCGCCCTCGAAGGTGGTGAACACGTCGGTGTCCGCCTTCAGCGCGGGCAGCAGGTTCTCCGAGAGATAGCCCGCGCCACCACAGGCTTCCCGCGCCATCTGGATGGTTTCCGTCGCGTGCCAGGTGGTGATGGCCTTGACACCCGCCGCGCGCGACTCCAGTTCGCGCTGCTCCTGCTCCGGCGGCTCGGTGCCGAGGTCGTGCAGCTTGCCGACCAGCTCCTCCTGCGCGAAGTGCAGCGCGTAGGTTTTCGCGATCGCGGGCAGCAGTTTCCGTTGGTGCGCCAGGTAATCCAGCAGCACGACCTCGTCACCGCCGGGCTTGAAGAACTGCCGCCGCCGCTCGCCGTACCGCACGGCGACCGCGAGCGCGCGCTTGGTGGCGTTGCCCGCGCTGCCCGCCACGCTGATCCGGCCGCGGATCAACGTGCCCAGCATGGTGAAGAACCGCCGGTTGTCGCTTTCGATCGGGCTCGAATACGTGCCGTCCTCGGCCACGTCGGCGAAACGGTTCAGCAGGGCTTCACGCGGCACGCGCACGTGGTCGAACGACAACCGTCCATTGTCGACACCGTTGAGACCGGCCTTGAGCCCGCAGTCGCTGATGGTCACGCCGGGCGCGGGCCTGCCGTCGATCCGGATCGGCACCAGGAAGGCATGCACACCACGGGTTTCGCCGCCAGTGATCAGCTGCGCGAACACCACGGCCAGCTCACCGTCACGCGCCGCGTTGCCGATGTACTCCTTGACCGCCGACTCGTCCGGCGTGTTGATCACGAACTCGCCGTGGTCGAAGGTCGCCGTGGTCCGCAGGTGCTGCACGTCCGAACCGTGCCCGTGCTCGGTCATCGCGAAGCAGCCGAGCAGGTCGAGGCCGGTGATGCGCCGCAGGTACTTCTCGTGGTGCCGCTCGGTGCCCAGCAACTGCACGGCACCGCCGAACAGGCCCCACTGCACACCGGCCTTGACCATCAGCGACAGGTCGCCGAAGCCGAGCATTTCGAACGAGGTCAGCGAGCCGCCGACGTCACCGCCACCGCCGTACGCCGGGTCGTAGCCGAGACCGGGCCGATCCGTGCGCGCAAGCGCTTGCAACTGCTCCAGCACCTGCGCGCGATGGGCCTCGGTGTCCAGCTCGGTCGGGTCGCGGAACTTCTCCTCGGCGATCTGCGCCCGGACCTCGCGCTTGAGCCCGGCCCACCGGCCGTCGAGTACCGCGGTCAGCGCTTCGGCTTCGACTTCGAGGTCGGGCACGGCTCCTCCTGGGTCGGCTGGCAGGCTGGCTACTGGTTAGTAACCAGCCTGCCGCAGAGCCAAACCGAACGCGACCCGAGTCACTCAACCGAGGTCGGGGCCCTTCGCCCGCAGGTCGTCCACCTTCGACATGGCATCACGCAGCTCGCCGAGCCAGGTGTCCGCGTGCTCGCCGACCAGCCGGACCGCCCACGCCAGCGCCTCCGACCGCGACCGCGCCACGCCGGAGTCCACCAGCGTGTCGAGCACCAGCCGCTCCGGCTGCCGCAGGCGCGTCATCACCGGCGCCGAGACCGTGGTGAACAGCTCCTGCGTGCCGCCGAGCCGCGCGCCCCACGAGACCTTCCGCTGGTAGCGGTGCTCGGCCTGGCGCGCGATCTCGATGCGCTCGTCGCGCGTCTCCTCGCGGAACCGGCTGATCCGGCCCGACTCGGCGGCACTGCGCGCGGCGTCGTCGGCGAACTCGCCTTCCAGCGGCGGCAGCTCGCCGACCAGCAGGATTTCCTCCCGATCCACGGTGACCGTGGGTGCCTCGGTGAACCAGCCGTCGGGCAGCCGGCCGGCAAACCAGGCCGCCGCGTCGTCCGCGGGTGGTACCTCGGTCTGCTGCCAGCCACCACGGCCGCGCCATCCTCGTCCCATGACCGCCTCCTTGATTACATGATTACGTTGCAACTCACGTTACGCCGGTAATCAGGCAAGGCGAGGTCCGTTCACTGTCGGCGGACAGCCGGGTCAAAGTGCCGCGCGGAGGTCCTCCACGCTGGTCACCGGGCGATCGCAGACGTAACCGCGGCACACGTAGGCCGCCGCCTGGCCGTCGACCAGCGGCCGGTCGGCGAGCAGCGGCACCCCCTCGGCGTCGGGCGCCCCGCCGAGCACGATGCCGCCGCCGTGCACCCGGCACGCGGCCTCGGCGACCAGCTCGGCACGCGCCGCGGCGTCCGCCCCGACCACCGCGACCTGCACCGGACCGGCACGCAACGCCTCGGCCACGCTCAGCCAGTGCCCGGCGAACCGCGGGATCTGCGACGACAGCGCACCCGTGCGGCTGACCGCCTGCTCGGCCGCGTCGCGGTACCGGCCGGCCGCCGCCGAACCGGCCAGCGCCGAAGCCGCCACCAGCGCACCGGCCAGCGCCGACGCGCCCGACGGGCTCGCGTTGTCACCGGGATCGGACGGCCGGTGGACCAGTTGCTCGGCGTCGTCCGCGGTGTCGTGGAAGGCACCGGGCACCTCGGGATCGGCGAACCTGGTCAGCGCGACCTCCAGCAGTTCGGTCGCGTCGGTCAGCCAGCGCGCCTCCCCGGTCGCCTGGTGCACCGCGAGCAGCCCGTCCGCCAGGCAGGCGTAGTCCTCCAGCACGCCGGCTGCTTCACCGACCACACCGTGCCGCGAACTCCGGCGCAGCCTGCCGTCGATCACGTGGTGGTCCACCAGGAACCGCGCGGCCTCGGCGGCGGCGTCGATCCACTGCGGCTTGCCGAGCGCCTGGCCCGCTTCGGCCAGCGCGGTGATGGCCAGGCCGTTCCAGGCGGCGATCACCTTGTCGTCCAGGCCCGGCTGCGGGCGGTCGGCCCGCGCGCGCAGCAGTGCCGCGCGGATGCGCGCCAAGCGCTCGTCGTCGTCCGGGTCGAGTTGCAACTGCAGCGTGGACGCCCCGCCTTCGAAGGTGCCCTCCTTGGTGACGCCGAACAGCTCGGCCGCCCATTCGCCGTCCTCCTCGTCCAGCACTTCGACGAGCTGGCCGGGCGTCCAGACGTAGGTCAGGCCCTCGATGCCCTGGGTGTCCGCGTCCAGTGACGCCGCGAAGCCACCCTCACCGGTACGGAGGTCGCGGAGCAGGAACTCGGCGGTCTCGACGGCGATCCGCTCGGCGAAGTCCGAGTCGGTGCGGCGGGCGAGGTGCGCGTAGAACCGGAGCAGCAAGGCGTTGTCGTACAACATCTTCTCGAAGTGCGGCACCACCCAGCCCGCGTCCACCGAGTACCGCGCGAAGCCACCGGCCAGCTGGTCGTACAGGCCACCGCGGCCCATCGCGTGCGCCACACGCTCCACAATGGACAAAGCTGCGGCGGAACCGGTGCGTTCGTGGTGGCGGAGCAGGAACTCCAGCACCATGGACGGCGGGAACTTCGGCGCACCGCCGAACCCGCCGTTGACCTCGTCCTCGTCCTCGGCCAGCTTCGCCACCGCACCGGCCAGCGCCTCATCGTCCACAACGGACTCCTGCAGCGGGCCGGTCCGCTCGGCCAGGTGCGCCATCATCTGCCCGGCGCCGTCGCGCAGCTCGTCCGGCCGCTCCTGCCACGCCTCGGCGACGGCGACCAGCAGCTGCGGGAACGACGGCATGCCGGGCCGCGGCCGCGGCGGGTAGTAGGTGCCGCAGTGGAACGGCTGCCCGTCCGGGGTCAGGAAGCAGGTCATCGGCCAGCCGCCCTGACCGGTCATCGCCTGGGTGGCGGTCATGTAGACGGCGTCGATGTCCGGGCGCTCCTCGCGGTCCACCTTGATGTTGACGAAGTTCGCGTTCATCAGTGAAGCGGTGCCCTCGTCTTCGAAGGACTCGTGGGCCATCACGTGGCACCAGTGGCAGGCGGCGTACCCGACCGACAGCAGGATCGGCACGTTGCGGCGCTGGGCCTCGGCGAGCGCTTCGGGGCCCCAAGGCCACCAGTCGACCGGGTTGTCCGCGTGCTGGAGCAGGTACGGGCTGGTCGCTGCGGCGAGTCGGTTCGGCATTCCTCTAGCGTTCCAGAGAAAGGGGGGCGCCGCGCAGCGGCTCGGTTGAGGGCGGTGGTGGGCTGGCGGGAGGGAAAAGCGCGTGTGCCGAACTCGGTCGCCCTGCACACTGTTCCGGTGTTGCTGACGATCTCCACCACCCACCGGCCGGCCACCGACCTCGGCTTCCTGCTGCACAAGCATCCGGAGCGCGCGCAGTCGTTCCCGATCTCGGCCGGCACGGCCCACGTGTTCTACCCGCGCGCCACCGAGGACGCCTGCACCGTGGCGCTGCTGGCGGAGATCGACCCGATCGCCCTGGTCCGCGGGGGTGCCACCACGCTGACCCAGTACGTCAACGACCGCCCGTACGCGGCGGGCTCGCAGCTCGCGGTGGCCCTGCGCACGGTGTTCACCACCGCGATGACCGGCCGCTGCGACGCGCGTCCCGAGCTGGCCCAGCAGCCGATCCCGCTGTCGATCCGGGTGCCGTCGTTGTGCTCGCGTGGCGGGA
Coding sequences within:
- a CDS encoding thioredoxin domain-containing protein, whose protein sequence is MPNRLAAATSPYLLQHADNPVDWWPWGPEALAEAQRRNVPILLSVGYAACHWCHVMAHESFEDEGTASLMNANFVNIKVDREERPDIDAVYMTATQAMTGQGGWPMTCFLTPDGQPFHCGTYYPPRPRPGMPSFPQLLVAVAEAWQERPDELRDGAGQMMAHLAERTGPLQESVVDDEALAGAVAKLAEDEDEVNGGFGGAPKFPPSMVLEFLLRHHERTGSAAALSIVERVAHAMGRGGLYDQLAGGFARYSVDAGWVVPHFEKMLYDNALLLRFYAHLARRTDSDFAERIAVETAEFLLRDLRTGEGGFAASLDADTQGIEGLTYVWTPGQLVEVLDEEDGEWAAELFGVTKEGTFEGGASTLQLQLDPDDDERLARIRAALLRARADRPQPGLDDKVIAAWNGLAITALAEAGQALGKPQWIDAAAEAARFLVDHHVIDGRLRRSSRHGVVGEAAGVLEDYACLADGLLAVHQATGEARWLTDATELLEVALTRFADPEVPGAFHDTADDAEQLVHRPSDPGDNASPSGASALAGALVAASALAGSAAAGRYRDAAEQAVSRTGALSSQIPRFAGHWLSVAEALRAGPVQVAVVGADAAARAELVAEAACRVHGGGIVLGGAPDAEGVPLLADRPLVDGQAAAYVCRGYVCDRPVTSVEDLRAAL